CAATGCGCCATTTTTTCATCTATGAGCAAAAATGACACATAGGTGAGACAAAAATGACTCACCTTCCGGAGCGGTCTTGCGCACAGTTGCATCAGTTTTTTTCAATTCATTGATCAAAAGCATCACTTTAGTCACAATTGAAAAGGAGCTGTGCACTAATTTTCGTTTCGTGCGACAGCCCCATCTATTTACTTTATAGTTTACTGGCCGGAGTGCCCTCTATTCTTCCGAATCGGTATGAATCACAAGCACCGGGCATTTAGCCTCCGAGATCACTCTTTGGGTGACCGAGCCTACGAAGAAGCGCTTGATTTTGGAAAACCCACGGTTTCCCATTACCAGAAGGTCAAATCCTCCTTTTTCTGCTTCATCCAGAATGGCTTGATAAGCTTCTCCTTCCAGCACTTCTGTTTCCACTTCGATGCCCTCAAAGTCGAGCTCCTTTGTTATGGATTCCAGAAGGCTTTGTGCATTTTCCCGGAGTTCGGAGGTCAATTCCTCATCCCCTCGGGTTCTGGTAGTTCCCGCTATAATAGAGCCGTCCACCTGCCTCCAGAGTCTTTCGTTTCTATTGTGCCTGGAAAGACTTGTAGATTCTACAACGGTAATCATTTTTATAGAAAAGTGATACAGTTTCGCGATCTCAATTGATTTTTTAACTGCATTGAAGGATGCAAGGGATCCGTCAACCGGTACAAGAAGTTTCATTTCTGTTTCCTCCTTCGTATGATTGTTCTTTATAATAGTAATACCCTGTTCCTTCAGTTTAACCCCTTTTTGCAGGAAACATGAAAATTTCCGTTCCGGCTGAATTTAAGATATCAATGATCTATCCTAGCGGATGCAGTGAACTCTAAGCTTCTATTATGACCCGATGAGAAAATCTAACACATTCCATCCCGTTGAGGTCTTTAGGCTATAGAGTTCTGTATACCCACATTTCGTGCAGCTGACCGTTGCAAACTTCTTGTTTTGAATATCAAAGAGCTTTGCAAAATTTCCTCCTGTCGCTTGAAACTGATCTGCTTCATACTCCCTGTTTCCGCATTTCACGCATTCATATCGTTTTTGTTCCATCTCGATTTCCCCCTTTTTAATAATTGTTTGCCGCCATCCTTGTTTATGCGGCAGTCCTAAACATGTTTCATGTCAGTTCTATCATATCACACATCCTGTCTTCATATTCTACGTTATGATAATTCATTCCCGTTTTTCATTGACATTTCATTGGAACGTGATAGAGTAACAATAACAAGCAAAGTGAGTGATCGCTCGCTTTCGATTACAGGAGGTATTGTTCTATGAATCATACATTTTCCATCTCTGAATATCCTGATGTCACCAAGATTACAGCGCAGCTCGAGGCACTGATCAAGGCACCTATCTGGTCCATCCGCCCCGATGCTCTGAAAGTCTACGAGACAGAGTACTTTGATCAAAAGTGCGCTCGTTCCAAAAAAATGATTGAAGAAGCAAAAGCGATCATCCCTGGCGGGGTACAGCATAATCTGGCGTTCAATCACCCATTTCCCATTGCTTTTGCAAAAGCGGATGGTGCTTTTTTATACGATGTAGACGGTAATCAGTATTATGACTTCCTTCAGGCCGGAGGACCTACCGTGCTGGGAAGTAATCCCATAGAGGTTCGCAGTGAGGTATTAAAGCTGCTGGAGGAGTGCGGCCCCTCCACCGGATTGTTCCACGAGTATGAATACAAACTGGCAAAGAAAATCTGTGACAGCATTCCTTCTGTGGAGATGTTCCGAATGCTTGGTTCGGGAACAGAAGCCTGTATGGCAGCAGTTCGTGTTGCAAGACTGGCTACCAAGCACAAAAATATATTAAAAATGGGCGGAGCCTACCACGGCTGGAGCGATCAGCTTGCCTACGGGATTCGCATCCCCGGTTCAAAAGGCACTCAAGCCAGCGGTGTTCCAGGTTACATTTTCAAACATACTCAGGAATTC
This genomic window from Clostridiales bacterium contains:
- a CDS encoding universal stress protein; amino-acid sequence: MKLLVPVDGSLASFNAVKKSIEIAKLYHFSIKMITVVESTSLSRHNRNERLWRQVDGSIIAGTTRTRGDEELTSELRENAQSLLESITKELDFEGIEVETEVLEGEAYQAILDEAEKGGFDLLVMGNRGFSKIKRFFVGSVTQRVISEAKCPVLVIHTDSEE
- a CDS encoding DNA-binding protein, translating into MEQKRYECVKCGNREYEADQFQATGGNFAKLFDIQNKKFATVSCTKCGYTELYSLKTSTGWNVLDFLIGS